Proteins encoded by one window of Pseudomonas sp. PSKL.D1:
- the hexR gene encoding DNA-binding transcriptional regulator HexR: MRNLLEQIQGRLDELNKAERKVAEVILLNPQQATRFSIAALAQAAKVSEPTVNRFCRSFGVSGYPELKLQLAQSLASGAAYVSRAVEADDDPAAYTQKIFGSAIASLDSACQQLDPQQVSRAVDMMIQARQIHFFGLGASAPVALDAQHKFFRFNLAVSAHADVLMQRMLASVAHTGDLFVIISYTGRTRELVEVARVARENGASVLGLTAAGSPLAQACSLSLHIPLPEDTDIYMPMTSRIIQLTVLDVLATGMTLRRGVDFQPHLRKIKESLNASRYPIEDDELN; the protein is encoded by the coding sequence GTGCGAAACCTCCTGGAACAGATCCAGGGCCGCCTGGACGAGCTGAACAAGGCCGAACGCAAAGTCGCCGAAGTCATCCTGCTCAACCCGCAACAAGCCACTCGCTTCAGCATTGCTGCACTGGCACAGGCGGCCAAGGTCAGCGAGCCGACCGTCAACCGCTTCTGCCGCTCATTCGGCGTTAGCGGCTACCCGGAGCTGAAACTGCAACTTGCGCAAAGCCTGGCCAGCGGCGCCGCTTATGTGAGCCGCGCAGTAGAGGCTGACGACGACCCGGCAGCCTACACCCAAAAAATTTTCGGCAGTGCCATTGCCTCGCTCGACAGCGCTTGCCAGCAACTGGACCCTCAGCAGGTCAGCCGGGCAGTAGACATGATGATCCAGGCCCGGCAGATCCACTTCTTCGGCCTCGGCGCTTCTGCCCCGGTGGCCCTCGACGCCCAGCACAAATTCTTCCGCTTTAATTTGGCGGTGTCAGCCCACGCCGATGTGCTCATGCAACGCATGCTGGCTTCGGTAGCCCACACCGGTGACCTGTTCGTGATCATCTCCTATACCGGGCGCACCCGGGAGCTGGTCGAAGTGGCGCGCGTGGCCCGGGAAAATGGCGCCTCGGTATTGGGCCTGACCGCTGCCGGCTCGCCGTTGGCCCAGGCCTGCAGCCTGAGCCTGCACATTCCGCTGCCGGAAGACACCGACATCTACATGCCGATGACCTCACGGATCATCCAGCTCACCGTGCTCGACGTGCTGGCCACCGGCATGACCCTGCGCCGCGGCGTGGACTTCCAGCCACACCTGCGCAAGATCAAGGAAAGCCTCAACGCCAGCCGCTACCCCATCGAGGACGACGAACTCAATTGA
- a CDS encoding D-hexose-6-phosphate mutarotase, protein MPEHPLHRFFSTQRPRPTFEWERYQQRDVLIIDHPRCQAVFSRQGAQLLHFQPAGERPWLWCAEQWPQVGAIRGGVPVCWPWYGRHPSEDLWPAHGWARLLDWKLVDSREDEEGVTLKWRLDLCDWQVDLHARLGNRMELSLSTEHQDSEPCQLSHALLAYWRISDVSEIALSGLEDIEGYDRLSRQACREEGALKLKGGCQKVYPGTPRVQLQDPAWQRELCIDTGDSDDTVVWHPGNRPLMGVSGRESQGFVCVEAASGSGEGLSLAPGQRAHLRLQAHRLN, encoded by the coding sequence ATGCCTGAACATCCGCTACATCGCTTCTTTTCCACGCAACGGCCCAGGCCGACGTTCGAGTGGGAGCGTTACCAACAGCGCGATGTCCTGATCATCGACCACCCCCGTTGCCAGGCAGTGTTCAGCCGTCAGGGTGCGCAACTGCTGCACTTTCAGCCGGCCGGCGAGCGGCCATGGCTGTGGTGTGCCGAGCAGTGGCCACAGGTAGGGGCGATTCGTGGTGGCGTCCCGGTGTGCTGGCCTTGGTACGGTCGCCACCCCAGCGAAGACCTTTGGCCAGCCCATGGTTGGGCGCGCCTGCTGGACTGGAAGCTGGTGGACAGCCGTGAGGACGAGGAGGGCGTAACCCTGAAGTGGCGGCTGGACCTCTGCGACTGGCAGGTAGATCTGCATGCTCGCCTGGGGAACCGCATGGAGCTAAGCCTGAGCACCGAGCATCAAGACAGTGAGCCCTGTCAGCTGAGCCATGCGCTGCTGGCCTATTGGCGAATTAGTGACGTCTCCGAGATAGCGCTGTCCGGGCTTGAGGATATCGAAGGTTATGACCGCCTGAGCCGGCAGGCCTGCCGGGAAGAGGGCGCCCTGAAACTCAAGGGGGGCTGCCAGAAAGTCTACCCGGGCACCCCGCGCGTTCAGTTGCAGGACCCTGCCTGGCAGCGCGAACTGTGCATCGATACCGGCGACAGCGATGACACCGTGGTCTGGCACCCGGGCAATCGTCCGCTAATGGGCGTGAGCGGTCGCGAGAGCCAGGGTTTTGTCTGTGTCGAGGCGGCCAGCGGCAGCGGCGAGGGTTTGAGCCTTGCGCCCGGGCAGCGCGCGCACCTGCGGTTGCAGGCGCATCGGCTCAATTGA
- a CDS encoding carbohydrate porin has protein sequence MEQRKRISTLGSLALLAIVGSNGAQAAEAFSSESKWMTGDWGGTRTELLEKGYDFTLDYVGEVAGNLNGGYNDDKTARYSDQFALGAHLDLEKILGWNDTEFKLAITERSGRNLSNDRISDPRAGQFSSVQEVWGRGQTWRLTQMWIKQKYFDGALDVKFGRFGEGEDFNSFPCDFQNLAFCGSQVGNWVGGIWYNWPVSQWALRVKYNITPEFFVQVGAYEQNPSNLETGNGFKLSGSGTKGAILPVEMVWSPKVNGLPGEYRLGYYYSTAKADDVYDDINGNPQALTGEAFKSHSSKHGWWVVAQQQVTAHAGDINRGLSLFANFTVHDKATNVVDNYQQVGLVYKGAFDARPKDDIGFGVARIHVNDDVKKRAELLNAQSGIDDYDNPGFVPLQRTEYNAELYYGFHVTNWLTVRPNLQYIKSPGAVDEVDNALVAGLKIQSSF, from the coding sequence ATGGAACAGCGCAAACGCATCAGCACCTTGGGCTCGCTGGCCCTGCTTGCCATCGTCGGTAGCAACGGGGCGCAGGCTGCCGAAGCATTTTCAAGCGAGTCAAAATGGATGACTGGCGACTGGGGCGGTACCCGTACCGAACTGCTGGAAAAGGGCTACGACTTCACCCTCGATTACGTAGGTGAGGTGGCCGGTAATCTAAATGGTGGCTACAACGACGACAAGACTGCCCGCTACAGCGACCAGTTTGCCTTGGGCGCTCACCTGGACCTGGAGAAGATCCTGGGCTGGAACGACACCGAGTTCAAGCTGGCAATTACCGAGCGAAGTGGCCGCAACCTTTCCAACGACCGCATCAGCGACCCGCGTGCCGGGCAGTTCAGTTCGGTGCAGGAAGTGTGGGGTCGCGGCCAGACCTGGCGGCTGACCCAGATGTGGATCAAGCAAAAGTACTTCGACGGCGCCCTGGACGTTAAATTCGGCCGCTTCGGTGAAGGCGAAGACTTCAACAGCTTCCCCTGCGACTTCCAGAACCTGGCCTTCTGCGGCTCCCAGGTAGGCAACTGGGTGGGCGGCATCTGGTATAACTGGCCGGTCAGCCAGTGGGCGCTACGGGTCAAATACAACATCACCCCTGAGTTCTTCGTGCAGGTGGGGGCCTACGAGCAGAACCCGTCTAACCTGGAGACCGGTAATGGCTTCAAGCTCAGCGGCAGCGGCACCAAAGGAGCGATTCTGCCGGTAGAAATGGTCTGGTCGCCCAAGGTCAATGGCCTGCCTGGCGAATACCGTTTGGGTTACTACTACAGCACCGCCAAGGCCGACGATGTGTACGACGACATCAACGGCAACCCGCAGGCGCTTACCGGTGAAGCATTCAAGTCGCATTCGAGTAAGCATGGTTGGTGGGTGGTGGCCCAGCAGCAGGTAACGGCTCACGCAGGCGACATCAACCGTGGCCTTAGCCTGTTCGCCAACTTCACGGTGCACGACAAGGCCACCAACGTGGTCGACAACTACCAGCAAGTTGGACTGGTGTACAAAGGCGCCTTCGATGCCCGGCCCAAGGATGACATCGGCTTTGGCGTCGCCCGTATCCATGTCAACGATGACGTGAAGAAGCGCGCCGAACTGCTCAACGCCCAGAGCGGCATCGACGATTACGACAACCCGGGGTTCGTGCCCCTGCAACGCACCGAGTACAACGCCGAGCTCTACTACGGCTTCCACGTCACCAACTGGCTGACCGTACGGCCCAACCTGCAGTACATCAAAAGCCCCGGCGCTGTGGACGAAGTGGACAACGCACTGGTCGCCGGCTTGAAGATTCAGTCGTCATTCTGA
- a CDS encoding ABC transporter ATP-binding protein, producing the protein MATLELRNVNKTYGSGLPDTLKDIQLSIKDGEFLILVGPSGCGKSTLMNCIAGLENITGGAILIDEQDVSGMSPKDRDIAMVFQSYALYPTMSVRENIEFGLKIRKMPQAAIDEEVARVAKLLQIEHLLARKPAQLSGGQQQRVAMGRALARRPKIYLFDEPLSNLDAKLRVEMRTEMKLMHQRLKTTTVYVTHDQIEAMTLGDKVAVMKDGIIQQFGTPQQIYNDPANQFVASFIGSPPMNFIPVRLAKQDGRLLALLDSGQARCELPLGLAGDQLDGREIILGIRPEQIALGAGEGNGLPGIRAEVQVTEPTGPDLLVFVTLNQTKVCCRLAPDVACRVGDSLNLQFDPARVLLFDAASGERLDLSAANASTKDNVTRFKGR; encoded by the coding sequence ATGGCAACGCTTGAACTTCGCAATGTGAACAAGACTTACGGCAGCGGCCTGCCAGACACCCTCAAGGACATTCAACTGTCGATCAAGGATGGTGAGTTCCTGATCCTGGTCGGCCCTTCGGGTTGCGGCAAGTCAACCTTGATGAACTGTATCGCCGGGCTGGAAAACATCACCGGCGGTGCAATCCTCATCGACGAGCAGGATGTCAGCGGCATGAGCCCCAAGGACCGGGATATTGCCATGGTGTTCCAGTCCTACGCGCTGTACCCGACGATGAGCGTGCGCGAGAACATCGAGTTTGGCCTGAAGATCCGCAAGATGCCCCAGGCGGCCATCGACGAGGAAGTGGCGAGGGTGGCCAAGCTACTGCAGATCGAGCACTTGCTGGCGCGCAAACCCGCCCAGTTGTCCGGTGGCCAGCAGCAGCGGGTGGCCATGGGCCGGGCGTTGGCGCGGCGGCCGAAGATCTACCTGTTCGATGAGCCGCTGTCCAACCTCGACGCCAAGCTGCGGGTTGAGATGCGCACCGAGATGAAGCTGATGCACCAGCGGCTGAAAACCACCACGGTGTATGTCACCCATGACCAGATCGAAGCCATGACCCTGGGTGACAAGGTGGCGGTGATGAAGGACGGCATCATCCAGCAGTTTGGCACCCCTCAACAGATCTACAACGACCCGGCCAATCAATTCGTGGCCAGCTTCATAGGCTCGCCACCGATGAACTTCATCCCGGTGCGCCTGGCGAAGCAGGACGGCCGCTTGCTGGCGCTGCTCGACAGTGGTCAGGCCCGGTGCGAGCTGCCGTTGGGGCTGGCCGGTGACCAGTTGGACGGCCGCGAGATCATCCTCGGTATCCGGCCTGAGCAGATTGCACTGGGTGCAGGGGAGGGCAATGGCCTGCCGGGCATCCGTGCCGAAGTGCAGGTAACCGAACCCACCGGCCCTGACCTGCTGGTGTTCGTAACCCTCAATCAAACCAAGGTGTGCTGCCGGTTGGCGCCGGATGTGGCCTGCCGTGTGGGCGACAGCCTGAACCTGCAGTTTGACCCCGCGCGGGTACTGCTGTTTGACGCCGCCAGCGGCGAACGCCTGGATTTGAGCGCTGCCAACGCATCAACGAAGGACAACGTCACCCGCTTCAAGGGCCGTTGA
- a CDS encoding carbohydrate ABC transporter permease gives MHSPAEKPPLSASRIAIHAVLLGAVLLYLVPLVVMLLTSFKTPEDISTGNLLSWPQEITGIGWVKAWGTVSGYFWNSIMITVPAVLISTAIGALNGYVLSMWRFRGSQLFFGLLLFGCFLPFQTVLLPASFTLGKLGLASTTTGLVLVHVVYGLAFTTLFFRNFYVSIPDALVKAARLDGAGFFTIFRRIILPMSTPIIMVCLIWQFTQIWNDFLFGVVFSSGDSQPITVALNNLVNTSTGAKEYNVDMAAAMIAGLPTLLVYVVAGKYFVRGLTAGAVKG, from the coding sequence ATGCATAGCCCTGCCGAAAAGCCTCCGTTGAGCGCAAGCCGTATCGCCATTCACGCCGTACTGCTGGGCGCCGTGCTGTTGTACCTCGTGCCGCTGGTGGTCATGCTGCTGACCAGTTTCAAAACTCCGGAAGACATCAGCACCGGCAACCTGCTGAGCTGGCCGCAGGAAATTACCGGCATCGGCTGGGTCAAGGCCTGGGGTACGGTGAGTGGCTACTTCTGGAACTCGATCATGATCACCGTGCCAGCAGTGCTGATCTCCACGGCGATCGGGGCACTCAATGGCTACGTGCTGTCGATGTGGCGTTTCCGTGGTTCGCAGTTGTTCTTCGGGCTGCTGCTGTTCGGCTGCTTCCTGCCGTTCCAGACCGTGCTGCTGCCGGCCTCATTTACGCTCGGCAAGCTGGGCCTGGCAAGCACCACCACGGGCCTGGTGCTGGTGCACGTTGTCTACGGCCTGGCCTTTACCACGCTGTTCTTCCGCAACTTCTACGTGAGCATCCCCGATGCGCTGGTCAAGGCCGCGCGCCTGGACGGTGCCGGGTTCTTCACCATCTTCCGCCGCATCATCCTGCCGATGTCCACGCCGATCATCATGGTCTGCCTGATATGGCAGTTCACCCAGATCTGGAACGACTTCCTGTTCGGGGTGGTGTTCTCCAGCGGCGACTCGCAACCGATCACCGTGGCCCTGAACAACCTGGTCAACACCAGTACCGGGGCCAAGGAATACAACGTCGACATGGCGGCGGCGATGATCGCCGGCCTGCCAACCCTGCTGGTCTATGTGGTGGCAGGCAAGTACTTCGTGCGCGGCCTCACCGCCGGCGCCGTCAAGGGGTAA
- a CDS encoding carbohydrate ABC transporter permease produces MTTTTAQLRASPLDALQRWLPKLVLAPSMFIVLVGFYGYILWTFVLSFTTSTFLPTYKWAGLAQYTRLFDNDRWWVASKNLLVFGGLFIAISLAIGVLLAVLLDQRIRREGFIRTIYLYPMALSMIVTGTAWKWLLNPGMGLDKLLRDWGWEGFRLDWLIDPDRVVYCLVIAAVWQASGFIMAMFLAGLRGVDQSIIRAAQIDGASLPRIYWTVVLPSLRPVFFSSLMILSHIAIKSFDLVAAMTAGGPGYSSDLPAMFMYSFTFSRGQMGMGSASAILMLGAILAILVPYLYSELRSKRHA; encoded by the coding sequence ATGACCACAACAACCGCCCAACTGCGGGCCTCACCCCTGGACGCGCTTCAGCGTTGGCTACCGAAACTGGTACTCGCGCCGAGCATGTTCATCGTCCTGGTGGGGTTCTACGGCTACATCCTCTGGACATTCGTACTGTCCTTCACCACCTCGACCTTCCTGCCAACCTACAAGTGGGCGGGCCTTGCGCAGTACACCCGGCTGTTCGACAACGACCGCTGGTGGGTGGCGAGCAAGAACCTGCTGGTTTTTGGCGGGCTGTTCATCGCCATCAGCCTGGCAATTGGCGTGCTGCTGGCGGTATTGCTTGACCAGCGTATCCGGCGCGAAGGGTTCATCCGCACCATTTACCTCTACCCCATGGCGCTGTCGATGATCGTTACCGGTACCGCATGGAAGTGGCTGCTGAACCCCGGCATGGGCCTGGACAAACTCCTGCGCGACTGGGGCTGGGAAGGTTTTCGCCTGGACTGGCTGATCGACCCTGACCGGGTGGTGTACTGCCTGGTGATTGCCGCCGTATGGCAGGCCTCGGGCTTTATCATGGCCATGTTCCTCGCCGGCCTGCGCGGCGTTGACCAGTCGATCATCCGCGCCGCTCAGATCGACGGCGCCAGCCTGCCGCGTATCTATTGGACCGTGGTGCTGCCAAGCCTGCGCCCGGTGTTCTTCAGCTCGCTGATGATCCTTTCGCACATCGCCATCAAGAGCTTCGACCTGGTGGCGGCAATGACTGCCGGGGGGCCGGGCTACTCCTCAGACCTGCCAGCAATGTTCATGTACTCGTTCACTTTCAGCCGCGGCCAGATGGGCATGGGCTCGGCCAGTGCCATCCTGATGCTCGGGGCGATTCTGGCGATTCTTGTGCCGTACTTGTACTCGGAACTGCGGAGCAAGCGCCATGCATAG
- a CDS encoding ABC transporter substrate-binding protein codes for MNSTLRLAAAISLASLLPLSASAADSKGSVEVVHWWTSGGEKAAVDVLKAQVEKDGFTWKDGAVAGGGGATAMTVLKSRAVAGNPPGVAQIKGPDIQEWASTGLLDTDVLKDVAKQEKWDSLLDKKVADTVKYEGDYVAVPVNIHRINWLWINPEVFKTAGIEKAPATLDEFYVAADKLKAAGFIPLAHGGQPWQDSTVFESVVLAVMGADGYKKALVDLDNAALTGPEMVKSLTELKKIATYMDPDGKGQDWNLEAAKVINGKAGMQIMGDWAKSEWTLAKKTAGTDYQCVPFPGTDKAFLYNIDSLAVFKQKDKGTSAGQQDIARKVLGEDFQKVFSTNKGSIPVRNDMLADMSKYGFDACAQTAAKDFLADAKTGGLQPSMAHNMATTLAVQGAFFDVVTNYINDPKADPADAAKKLAAAIKAAK; via the coding sequence ATGAATTCCACGCTCCGTCTCGCTGCCGCGATCTCTCTCGCCTCTCTCCTTCCCTTGAGTGCTTCCGCCGCCGATTCCAAAGGCAGCGTCGAGGTGGTGCATTGGTGGACTTCTGGTGGCGAAAAAGCGGCTGTAGATGTGCTCAAGGCTCAGGTTGAGAAAGATGGCTTCACCTGGAAGGATGGTGCTGTTGCCGGAGGCGGTGGCGCCACGGCGATGACCGTGCTCAAGAGCCGTGCCGTGGCCGGCAATCCGCCAGGTGTCGCACAGATCAAGGGGCCGGATATTCAGGAGTGGGCTTCTACCGGCTTGCTCGACACGGACGTACTCAAGGATGTGGCCAAACAGGAGAAGTGGGATTCGCTGCTCGACAAGAAAGTCGCCGACACCGTGAAGTACGAAGGCGACTATGTAGCCGTGCCGGTGAACATACACCGCATCAACTGGCTGTGGATCAACCCCGAGGTGTTCAAGACGGCCGGTATCGAGAAAGCTCCGGCTACGCTCGACGAATTCTACGTCGCCGCAGACAAGCTCAAGGCTGCAGGCTTCATCCCGCTCGCCCACGGCGGCCAGCCGTGGCAGGACAGCACCGTGTTCGAGAGCGTGGTGCTCGCCGTAATGGGGGCTGACGGCTACAAAAAGGCACTGGTCGACCTGGACAATGCCGCGTTGACCGGGCCGGAAATGGTCAAGTCGCTGACCGAACTGAAAAAGATCGCCACCTACATGGACCCTGACGGCAAGGGCCAGGACTGGAACCTCGAAGCCGCCAAGGTCATCAACGGGAAGGCCGGCATGCAGATCATGGGCGACTGGGCCAAGAGCGAATGGACCCTGGCGAAGAAGACTGCTGGCACCGATTACCAGTGTGTGCCATTCCCCGGCACCGACAAGGCATTTCTCTACAATATCGATTCGCTGGCAGTGTTCAAGCAGAAGGACAAAGGCACTTCTGCAGGCCAGCAGGACATCGCCAGGAAGGTCTTGGGTGAGGACTTCCAGAAGGTCTTCAGTACCAACAAGGGTTCCATCCCGGTGCGCAACGACATGCTCGCTGACATGAGCAAGTATGGCTTCGATGCCTGCGCCCAGACGGCGGCCAAAGACTTCCTGGCTGACGCGAAAACTGGTGGCCTGCAACCGAGCATGGCGCACAACATGGCCACCACGCTGGCCGTGCAGGGCGCCTTCTTCGATGTGGTGACCAACTACATCAACGACCCCAAGGCCGACCCGGCCGATGCGGCGAAGAAGCTGGCGGCAGCGATCAAGGCGGCCAAGTAG
- a CDS encoding D-mannose isomerase codes for MNNNNTSFHSWLESTEHRGWLSAEGQRLLSFAKASQVPDGFGNLDAQGHLPPSATAETMNTARMAHSFALAQIQGVSGCLPLVEHGVAALRGPLHDALHGGWFARPHGQGDDGKAAYLHAFVALAASSAVVAGATGAQGLLVDAIRIIEGRFWSEEEGAMRESFSRDWQHPEAYRGANSNMHATEAFLALADVTGDTVWLDRALRIAERLILIHATANGYRVIEHFDVQWQPLPDYNRENPADHFRPFGTTPGHAFEWSRLLLHLEAARRLAGLQVPEWLLGAARGLFDSACRQAWCVDGAAGIVYTLDWGNRPRVRERLHWVHAEACASAAALLQRTGERAYERWYRCFWDFIDGHFIDRVDGSWHHELDPTNRSAESIWAGKPDLYHAYQAVLLPGLPLAPSLATGLARNVTKR; via the coding sequence ATGAACAATAACAATACCTCCTTTCACAGCTGGCTCGAATCTACCGAGCATAGGGGCTGGCTGTCGGCCGAAGGACAGCGTCTGCTGTCTTTTGCCAAAGCGTCTCAGGTGCCCGATGGTTTCGGCAACCTCGATGCCCAAGGCCATCTGCCACCTTCGGCCACTGCCGAAACGATGAACACCGCCCGCATGGCCCACAGTTTTGCCCTTGCTCAAATTCAGGGTGTTTCGGGGTGTCTGCCACTGGTTGAGCATGGTGTGGCTGCCCTGCGCGGCCCCTTGCACGATGCCCTTCACGGTGGTTGGTTCGCTCGCCCGCACGGCCAGGGTGATGACGGCAAGGCCGCCTACCTGCATGCGTTCGTCGCACTGGCCGCGAGTTCCGCCGTGGTGGCCGGAGCCACGGGCGCGCAAGGGCTGTTGGTGGACGCGATCCGCATTATCGAGGGCCGCTTCTGGAGCGAAGAGGAGGGCGCAATGCGTGAATCCTTTTCCCGTGACTGGCAGCACCCAGAGGCCTATCGCGGGGCCAACAGCAACATGCACGCCACTGAGGCATTTCTGGCGCTGGCCGATGTGACTGGCGATACCGTGTGGTTGGATCGTGCCCTGCGCATTGCCGAGCGCCTCATTCTCATCCATGCCACCGCCAACGGTTACCGCGTCATCGAGCATTTCGATGTGCAGTGGCAGCCCTTGCCGGATTACAACCGCGAAAATCCGGCCGATCATTTCCGCCCGTTTGGCACCACACCGGGCCATGCGTTCGAATGGTCGCGCCTGCTGCTGCATCTAGAAGCTGCACGGCGGCTGGCAGGGTTGCAGGTGCCCGAGTGGTTGCTTGGCGCTGCCCGTGGGTTGTTCGATAGCGCCTGCCGGCAGGCGTGGTGCGTCGATGGTGCCGCGGGCATCGTCTACACGCTGGACTGGGGCAACCGGCCGAGGGTGCGTGAGCGCCTGCATTGGGTACATGCCGAGGCCTGCGCCAGCGCGGCGGCGCTGCTGCAACGTACTGGCGAGCGCGCGTACGAGCGTTGGTATCGATGCTTCTGGGACTTCATTGATGGCCACTTCATCGATCGTGTCGACGGCAGCTGGCACCACGAGCTTGACCCCACAAACCGGTCTGCCGAGAGCATTTGGGCAGGCAAACCTGACCTCTACCATGCCTATCAGGCCGTGCTGTTGCCCGGGTTGCCCTTGGCGCCGAGCCTGGCTACGGGTTTGGCCCGCAATGTAACCAAACGATGA
- a CDS encoding ATP-binding protein, with the protein MSAALPERRWRLLPRSLLGRMLLLTLVVVLLAQGLSSVIWVAQLRASQIQGLRASAGSLAHSMSASVSYFRSLPVAYRPMVLDQLRSMGGTRFFVSLNDKPLDMPVLPVTPRKQAVIDVFQQVLHERLGAQMEVSVEFVAPDDLRIFNSGLKLDELPRSWAHYSLTLEPLNPPVLVTQIRLGEGEWLYIASLLPEPYTSLEAERLPRQQIGFIVLTTAMLLLFIGLLVHWQSWPLKRLARAAREMSLGADVAPVAEGGGSEVVEVGRAFNSMRERISRYLTERSQLFSAISHDLRTPITRLRLRVELLEDERMQAKFSQDLDELELLVKGALQCVKDTDIHENIEPVDLNQVLEILAEPYLGDGRILMEGRAMAAYPGKPLALRRCIGNLIDNAIKYGERARLRIIDSAEGFVLQVDDQGPGVPQQQMEHVFEPHFRLAGQQQGYGLGLGIARNIAHSHGGEVSLLNLREGGLRVTLYLPRGVD; encoded by the coding sequence ATGTCTGCTGCGCTTCCTGAGCGGCGCTGGCGGTTGCTGCCGCGTTCGCTGCTGGGGCGCATGCTGCTGTTGACCTTGGTCGTGGTATTGCTTGCCCAAGGCTTGTCCAGCGTGATCTGGGTGGCGCAGTTGCGTGCGAGCCAGATTCAGGGGCTGCGGGCCAGTGCGGGTAGCCTTGCGCACTCCATGAGCGCAAGCGTCAGCTATTTTCGCTCATTGCCGGTGGCCTACCGGCCCATGGTGCTCGACCAGCTGCGTAGCATGGGTGGCACGCGCTTTTTCGTTTCGCTGAATGACAAGCCGCTGGACATGCCAGTATTGCCCGTCACCCCACGCAAACAGGCTGTCATCGATGTGTTCCAGCAAGTGCTGCACGAGCGGCTGGGCGCGCAGATGGAGGTTTCTGTCGAATTCGTGGCACCGGACGACCTGCGGATTTTCAACAGTGGCCTGAAACTCGACGAGCTGCCGCGCTCGTGGGCGCATTATTCGCTGACCCTTGAGCCGCTGAACCCACCTGTGCTGGTCACGCAGATCCGTCTGGGTGAGGGGGAATGGCTGTACATCGCTTCATTGTTGCCCGAGCCTTACACCAGCCTTGAGGCGGAGCGCTTGCCGCGTCAGCAGATCGGCTTCATCGTGCTGACCACTGCCATGTTGCTGTTGTTCATCGGCCTGCTAGTGCACTGGCAGAGCTGGCCACTCAAGCGCCTGGCCCGTGCTGCACGCGAGATGTCGCTAGGTGCGGACGTGGCGCCAGTGGCCGAAGGCGGCGGCAGTGAAGTGGTGGAGGTGGGGCGAGCGTTCAACAGCATGCGCGAGCGCATCAGCCGCTACCTTACCGAACGTTCGCAACTGTTCAGTGCCATTTCCCACGACCTGCGTACGCCGATCACGCGCCTGCGGCTGCGGGTGGAGCTGCTTGAGGATGAGCGCATGCAGGCCAAGTTCAGCCAGGACCTGGACGAACTGGAGCTGCTGGTCAAAGGGGCCTTGCAGTGCGTGAAGGACACCGATATCCACGAAAACATCGAGCCGGTCGACCTCAATCAGGTGCTGGAGATTCTTGCCGAGCCCTATCTGGGCGATGGTCGTATCCTCATGGAGGGGCGTGCGATGGCAGCCTACCCGGGCAAGCCTTTGGCGCTGCGCCGGTGCATCGGCAACCTGATCGACAATGCCATCAAGTATGGGGAACGTGCACGCCTGCGCATCATCGACAGTGCAGAAGGGTTTGTGCTGCAAGTGGATGACCAGGGGCCAGGTGTACCCCAGCAGCAGATGGAGCACGTGTTCGAGCCGCACTTTCGTCTGGCCGGGCAGCAGCAGGGGTATGGGTTGGGGCTGGGGATTGCGCGCAACATTGCTCACAGCCATGGGGGCGAAGTGAGCTTGTTGAACCTGCGTGAGGGTGGCCTAAGGGTGACGTTGTATCTGCCTCGGGGCGTGGACTGA
- a CDS encoding response regulator, with the protein MVDDDQEIRELLQTYLSRAGFHVHAEPDGQGFRRALEAAACDLVILDVMLPDEDGFSLCRWVRQHPRQSRVPIIMLTASSDEADRVIGLELGADDYLGKPFSPRELQARIKALLRRAEFGQASPTTSVLAFDDWRLDMVSHRLFHRDGEEVILSGADFALLKLFLDHPQQILDRDTIGNATRGREPMPLDRIVDMAVSRLRQRLRDTDKPPRLIRTVRGSGYLLAAHVCCAS; encoded by the coding sequence ATGGTCGATGACGATCAGGAAATCCGTGAACTGCTGCAAACCTACCTGAGCCGCGCCGGCTTTCACGTTCACGCAGAGCCCGATGGCCAAGGCTTTCGCCGCGCGCTGGAAGCCGCTGCCTGCGACCTGGTGATTCTCGATGTGATGCTGCCCGACGAAGACGGCTTCAGCCTGTGCCGTTGGGTGCGCCAGCATCCGCGGCAGTCGCGAGTACCGATCATCATGCTCACGGCCAGTTCTGACGAAGCAGATCGGGTCATTGGCCTTGAGCTGGGTGCCGACGATTACCTGGGCAAGCCCTTTAGCCCCCGTGAACTGCAAGCCCGGATCAAGGCCTTGCTGCGTCGTGCCGAGTTTGGTCAGGCTTCACCCACCACCTCCGTGCTGGCTTTCGATGACTGGCGCCTGGACATGGTCAGCCACCGGCTGTTCCACCGTGACGGTGAGGAAGTGATCCTCTCCGGCGCAGACTTCGCCCTGCTCAAACTGTTTCTCGATCACCCGCAACAGATTCTCGACCGCGACACCATTGGCAACGCTACCCGTGGGCGTGAACCGATGCCGCTGGACCGTATCGTTGACATGGCCGTCAGCCGCTTGCGCCAGCGCCTGCGTGACACCGACAAACCGCCGCGCCTGATTCGCACCGTGCGCGGCAGTGGTTACTTGTTGGCCGCCCATGTCTGCTGCGCTTCCTGA